One genomic window of Aliiroseovarius sp. M344 includes the following:
- a CDS encoding aspartate kinase — translation MPILVMKFGGTSVATLDRIHRASKRVAREVANGYDVIVIVSAMSGRTNELVGWVEETSPLFDAREYDAVVSSGENVTAGLMALRLQEMDVPARSWQGWQVPVKTSGVHSAARIEDIPNDNIKAKFGEGMRVAVVAGFQGIAEDGRITTLGRGGSDTTAVAFAAAFDAERCDIYTDVDGVYTTDPRISDKARKLDRIAFEEMLELASLGAKVLQTRSVELAMRYKVKLRVLSSFEEYDPEAGTLVCDEEDIMESKVVAGVAYQRDEAKMTLISVADRPGIASAIFTPLAEAGVNVDMIVQNISEEGRTDMTFSCPVDQVARAEKAVTAAKDKGDINFHDIVADKDVAKVSVVGIGMRSHTGIAAKMFDVLSKEGINIKVITTSEIKISVLIDRKYMELAVQALHDAFELEKA, via the coding sequence ATGCCAATTCTGGTGATGAAATTCGGCGGCACATCGGTCGCCACGCTGGACCGGATTCACCGGGCCTCGAAACGGGTCGCGCGTGAAGTCGCCAATGGCTATGACGTGATCGTCATCGTATCCGCCATGTCGGGGCGCACGAACGAGCTGGTGGGCTGGGTCGAAGAAACCTCGCCGCTGTTTGACGCCCGTGAATATGACGCGGTGGTCAGCTCGGGTGAGAATGTCACCGCTGGCCTGATGGCGCTGCGCTTGCAGGAAATGGATGTGCCGGCCCGCAGTTGGCAGGGTTGGCAAGTACCGGTGAAAACCTCGGGTGTGCATTCGGCGGCGCGGATTGAAGACATCCCGAATGACAACATCAAAGCCAAGTTTGGCGAAGGCATGCGTGTCGCCGTGGTCGCGGGCTTTCAGGGCATTGCCGAAGACGGACGCATCACCACGTTGGGGCGTGGTGGATCGGATACGACGGCCGTAGCATTTGCCGCCGCTTTCGATGCTGAACGCTGCGATATCTATACCGATGTGGACGGGGTCTATACCACCGACCCACGCATTTCGGACAAGGCGCGCAAGCTGGATCGCATCGCTTTCGAAGAGATGCTGGAACTTGCCTCGCTGGGCGCGAAGGTTCTGCAAACCCGTTCTGTCGAACTGGCAATGCGCTATAAGGTGAAGCTGCGGGTGCTCTCGAGCTTTGAGGAATATGACCCGGAGGCAGGCACGCTGGTCTGCGACGAGGAGGATATCATGGAAAGTAAAGTTGTTGCCGGTGTCGCCTATCAACGCGACGAAGCCAAAATGACCCTGATTTCGGTGGCTGACCGCCCCGGCATCGCCTCGGCCATTTTTACCCCGCTGGCCGAAGCCGGCGTGAATGTCGACATGATCGTTCAAAACATCTCGGAAGAAGGTCGCACCGACATGACCTTCTCGTGCCCCGTCGATCAGGTGGCGCGGGCTGAAAAAGCAGTGACAGCGGCCAAGGACAAGGGCGACATCAACTTCCACGACATCGTGGCGGACAAGGATGTGGCCAAAGTGTCTGTCGTCGGCATCGGTATGCGCAGCCACACCGGGATCGCGGCCAAGATGTTCGACGTGCTGTCAAAAGAAGGCATCAACATCAAGGTTATCACCACCTCCGAGATCAAGATCTCGGTCCTGATCGACCGCAAATACATGGAGCTGGCCGTGCAGGCGCTGCATGACGCGTTTGAGCTGGAGAAGGCGTAG
- a CDS encoding DUF1178 family protein, with protein MIRYALKCDQNHAFESWFQNAAAYDGLRAAGHVSCPNCGSTTVEKSLMAPKVRPARSAAPASVPAKSQTPTALAAPNPEIAAEIAKLRATVEAESEYVGGSFASEARAMYLGEAPERSIYGEAKLADAKELLEDGVPVMPLPFTPTRKSN; from the coding sequence ATGATCCGCTACGCCTTAAAATGCGACCAGAACCACGCTTTTGAAAGCTGGTTTCAGAATGCGGCAGCCTATGATGGGTTGCGCGCGGCGGGGCATGTGAGCTGCCCGAACTGCGGGTCGACCACGGTTGAAAAAAGCCTGATGGCGCCCAAAGTGCGCCCCGCACGGTCTGCCGCTCCAGCATCGGTTCCGGCCAAATCGCAAACGCCGACTGCACTTGCCGCCCCCAACCCTGAGATTGCGGCCGAGATCGCCAAGCTGCGCGCCACGGTGGAAGCGGAAAGCGAATATGTGGGCGGGTCCTTCGCCAGTGAAGCGCGGGCCATGTATCTCGGCGAAGCGCCCGAACGGTCCATCTATGGTGAAGCAAAACTGGCCGACGCCAAGGAATTGCTGGAAGATGGCGTGCCGGTCATGCCCCTGCCCTTTACGCCGACGCGCAAATCAAACTAA